The Planctomycetaceae bacterium nucleotide sequence AGGCGTTTCCGCCGGATTGTCCTTTGGGGGTGAAAAGTCCACCTGTGCTCGATGGCCATGTTTCCCAACGATTGCCGCTCTCTCGATGCTTGTCCGGATGGGGAAGAGGCCATTCAGAACCCTTAACTTAGGGCCATTCGACCAAGTCCCTCTTGACCTACGGCCTTTTTTGACTGTCGTAGTAGACGAACAATGTTATGGGCTGCTTCGGGTAGATCCTAGATGGGTCGAATATGTCGCCAAGCTTGATCCGTCTCATATCGAGGCTGCCTGTGAAACTTGGTTTCAGACGATGCAGCAAACGTACAAGGATGAAGTATTTGGTCTTACTCCTGAAGCCAGAGAGGCTGTGGAGGCTCTTGTGCGCGTATGTAAGTACGCAGCAGCGAGATCCATCGCAGTCTCACATCACTGGATGATGTAGCAGAACAGCTACTGCTGTATTTCTCTAAAGAGTCATTTCAAGCTGGATCGTTGTACCCTGGGGTGTCACGGTCACGTCGCGGCCGTAGACTTCGACCTGCGCCTCGGTGCCTTCGATCAGTTTGAAGGTGGCGGCTTGGCTCGTCAGGGCGACTTCGATCGTCGAGCCGTGGTGGACGATGCGGAAGCGCAGGCCCTTGAGGTCGCCCGGCAGGGCGGGGCGGAAGGAGAGTTTGGCCCCGTCGGTGCGCATGCCGCCCAGGCCGTAGACGGCGCTCATCCACGCGCCGCTCATCGCGGTGGTGTGCAGGCCCTGCTCGCTGTTGCGATTGTAATTGTCCAGGTCCAGCCGCGCCATGTAACGCAGGAACTCGACGGCCTGATCCATCTTGCCCAGCTCGGTCGCCAGGATCGAATGCACGCCCGGCGAGAGGCTGCTCTCGTGGATCGTGCGGCTCTCGTAGTACTCGTAGTTGGCGAGCTTCTCGGCCGGCGTGTAGTCGCGGCTGAAAAACAGCGGCAGCATCAGGAAATCCGGCTGCTTGACCATGTTGTAGCGGAAGATCTTGATGTACGGCCAATTCTTGTAGATCGGGATCTGCTCGACGGGCAGGTGCTTGACGTCGACCTCCGGCAAATCGAAGTAGCCGTCGTGCTGCTCGTAGATGCCGGTGGCCTCGTCTTTGCAGATGCGCATGTTGGCGGCCATCTGCGCCCAGCGGTCGGCTTCGTGCTCGCGCAGGCCGAACTTTTTCGTAGCGGCGGCGAGCTTGTCGGGGGCGGCCGTTTTCATCTCGTCCATCACGTCCAGCGTGTACTCGAAGAGCTTTTTGGCCATCACGTTGGTGTACGTGTTGTGATTGACCATCATGTGATATTCGTCGGGGCCCATGACGCCGTAGAAGCCGAAGTCGCCCTTCTTGGGACTGAACTCGCCGCGGCTGGCGTAGTAGCGCGACAGCTCCAGCAGCATCTCGATGCCTTCGCGGTAGAGGAACTCCTTGTCGCCGCTGTGTCGCACGTAGAGCCAGAGCGCGTAGAAGACGGCCTCGCCGACGTGGATCTCCAGGTCGCCGTGCTGCCAGGTGTGGCAGCTCTCGTTGCCGTCGAGCGTGCAGAACGGATAGCGGGCGCCCTCACAGCCGAGCTCCTTCGCCCGGCGCTTCGCGCCGGCGAGGTGATTGTAGCGATAGACCAGCAGCTTGCGCGCGGCCGCGGGGTCGGTGAAAATGTAGAACGGCAGACAGTACGTCTCGGTGTCCCAGAAGATCCAGCCGTAATACACTTCGGCGGTCAGGCCCTTGCAGGGGATGTTGAACCGCTCGCTGCCGCCGTGGTAGGTCTGGTAAAGCTGGTAGATGCTGAACCGCATGCCCTGCTGGATCTCCGGCTCGCCGTCGATCTGCACATCGAGGGTCTTCCACTTGTCAGCCCAGTGGGCGGTCTGCTGGGCCAGGGCGGCGTCGAAGGTCAGCGTCGGCCGGGCCGAGGCGAGCTTCACGCCGGCGGCCCAGGCCTTGGCCTCGGGCATCGGCTTTGTGCCGAACCAGCGGTTGACGACGATCTTGTCGATGGTGGCGGCCTGGCCTTTCTTGAGCGGCACGGTCAGCGCCTGGCCGATGCACTTCTCGCCCTTGACCATCTTGGCCTTGATGCCGCTGGTGCAGTCCAGGCGGAAGCTCGAGAAGACGTACTGGCCGGTGCTGGTGGTCTTGCCCAGCACGGCCAGGCCCTTGCCCGCCTTGCCCATTTTCGGGCAGGTCCAGAAGTTGATGCCTTTGGCGGCGTCGGCCGATCCGGTGCTCTCGGTCTGCGTCCAGCCCGAGGCGATCTCGTGAACGGTGTTGAAGTCCAGGCCGACAGTGACAGCCGCACTGCCGGAGAAGTTCAACGGATCGAGCACGATGCGCTGGAAACCGCGGTCGCCGTCGACCATGCTCAGGAACCGCTGGAACGTCAGGCGCAGCTTTTTGCCGCCCTTGATGTTCCAGACGAAGCTGCGCGTCATGAGACCGTTCTTGAGATCCAGCGTGCGGACGAAGTCGGAGAACTTCGAGCGGGCCAGGTCCAGCGTCTCGCCGGCGACCTTGATGCGCGTGTGCAGCCAGTCCACCGCGTTGACCGAGAAGTTCGTGCGCGTCAGGAAGCCCTTGAAGACCTGCGGGTGGATGACGTCCATTTCTTCAAAGAGGCCGTTGAAGTAGCTGCCCAGCAGCGTCGCGCCGCTGTAGCCTTCCTCGAAATACCCGCGCACGCCCATGGCCTCGTTGGCCAGGCAGAACATCGACTCGCTGATGCGGCTGTGCGAAGGATCGAACCCGCGCTCGACAACCTGCCAGGGATGAACTTCGAAATGCCTCTGCGGAATCTTGGCCATGACCGTTCTCCGAAAGAGTTACGTCCACGAACCTGCCCGCCGAAGCCTCGGCGAAGGCGGGTGTCACGAATGAATATAAACAAAAGAGGAAGGATGGAATAGTGGAATGCTGGAATGATGTCCATGCTTTCGAAGAAACAACCGACGACGAGGACGAGGACGACGACGCGAACGAAAAACAGAGTTACGTCCACGAATGTCACGAATGACACCAATGGGGAGCAACAACGGGAGGAAGGATGGAATGATGGACGTGTGGAAGGATGAACGCTACCGCATCAGGCTTCGCTTACCCGCCCGATCTTCGAGTGTTCCAATCTTCCATTCTTTCGCTTTTTCCCCATTCGTGTCATTCGTGACATTCGTGGACGTCAGTTTTTGGATTCGCGAGCCACTTCCAGCAGCGCTTCGACGTTAGCCATCGGGACATCTTCCTGGATGCCCTGCGACGGGGAGAAGATGTATCCCCCGCCGGCGCTCAACAGGTCGCGCACGCGGCGGGCCTCGACTCGCACTTCGTCCGGCGTGCCGAAGGGCAAAACCGTCTGCGTGCTGATGCCGCCCCAGAACGTGAGCTTGTGGCCGTGATCTCTCTTCAGCGCGGCGATGTCCATGCACTCGGGCTGGACCGGGTTGAGCACGTCGACGCCCATCTCGACCAGGCGCGGGATGATCTTGTCGATCTTTCCGCAGGAATGAATCCACACGTCCTTGCCGTAGGCGTGGATCAGGTCGTATTCCTTCTGCTCGCCGGGGCGGATCATGTCGTCCCAGACGGCTGGGCTGATCAGCAGGTCGATCTGCGTGCCCCAGTCGCTGCCCAGCAGGATTCCATCGATCTCCTTGCAGGCGACGATGTTGTCGAGCATGACCATGTTCTTTTCGATGATCGTGTTGAGCAGCTTTTTCGCGAACGCCGGCTCGCCGGCCATGTCGGCCAGAAAATTCTCGATCCCGCGGGCGAAGTGGGCCTTCTCGAAATGGCTGCCGTAGACGATGGCCAGGTGATACTTGTCGCACTTGTCGCGGGAGGCCTTGAGGGCGTCAAAAAAGCCCTCGTAGCTGCCGCCGCCGCAGACGGTCGCCGGCGTGGTCGGCAGGTCGGGCCTGTACCAATCGGGTTGCAGTTGCCAGCCCCACCACGGCGGGGCGATGCTGACGACGTCGCCGTCGACGAACTCTTCCCATCCCACCCCACGTGCGGCCAGGGCATCGCGCACCTGCCGGCACAAGGCGATATGAAACGGCACGCGCGGCGTTTCCTGGTGGGCGATGGCGGCTTTGACGAGCTCTCTGCTGGTCATAATGATTGATCCCGAAGAAACAACTACGTCCACGAATTACACGAATGTCACGAATAGAGAAGAAACAGGATGGGCCACAGAGACACAGAGGACTCAGAGCAGGATTATGACTGAGAATAGAACAACCAAACTTCTTCCTCTGTGTTCTCTGTGTCTCTGTGGCCCAACACTATATTCATTCAAACCATCCGCCGACTTAATTCTTGCCTTCGCGCGCCACTTCCAGCAGCGCCATGATGTTGTCCGGCGGCACGTCGTTCTGCAGGTCCTGGCTGGGGGCGAAGATGTAACCGCCGTCTTTGCTCAGCAGGTCGCGCACGCGGCGGGCCTCGACGCGCACGTCGTCGGGCGTGCCGAAGGGCAGCACCGTCTGAGTGCTGATGGCGCCCCACCACGTGAGCTTGTGGCCGTAGTTCTTCTTGAGCATGGCGATGTCCATGCACTCGGGCTGGACGGGGTTGAGCACGTCCAGTCCCATGTCGACCAGGCGCGGGATGAGCTTGTCGATCTTGCCGCAGGAGTGCACCCACACGTCCTTGCCGTAGGAGTGTACCAGGTCGTATTCCTTCTGCTCGCCGGGGCGGATCATCTCGTCCCAGACGGCCGGGCTCATCAGCAGGTCGATCTGCGTGCCCCAGTCGCTGCCCAGCAGCACGCCGTCGATGCCTTCGCCGGCCAGCACGCAGTCCAGGAACGCCATGTTCATGTCGATGATCTTGTTGAGCAGCTTGCGGGCGAACTCCGGCTCGCCGGCCATGTCGGCCAGGAAGTTCTCGATCCCGCGGGCGAAGTTGGCCTTCTCGAAATGGCTGCCGTAGATCAGGACGCAGTTGTACTTGTCGCCCTTGTCGTTGGCGGCCTTGAGTCCGTCATAGAACTGCTGCCAGTTGCCCCAGGCCATGACCTTGGCCGGCGTGGTGGGCAGGTCGGCGCGGACCCAGTCCTTGCCGTCGATGGCCCAGCCCCACCACGGCGCCCAGATCTCGCGGACGTCGTTGTCGAAGAACTCGTCCTGGCTCTTGCCGCCGGCGCGAGGCTTGAGGGCCTCCCACGCGTCGCCGCAGATGCGGATGAAATACGGAACGCGCGGGCCGGTCTGGTGCTTGATGGCCATCTTGACGATTTCGCGGCTGGTCATGATTTTCCTCTCGGTTACGGTTGGGGAAAGCTCCATCCTATAGCCGCTGCGGCCATGCGAGTCAATAGAACCCGCACGGGGAAACAACTCACCACAGAGGCACAGAGGGCTCGGAGGCAGCGGAGAGAAAGCGGCTGACATGAGAGCCCGCGAAGCGGGTGCCTGATAGTAGCCCCGGGCGAAGCGCAGCGCAGCCCGGGGTGAACGTCCCTTCAATGATTAGAGCCCCCGAAGGGGGCGATTGAACCTCGTCCATCCTGAACACGTCACCTGAAGTAGTAAAACATCATATCCGTATCTTCAGAAACTCGGCCGGTGACAGCACACGAACGCTACCGCGAACACGTGCAGGGAAGTGCCGCAGATTGCCCGTGATCAGACACATTGCATCGGCGGCGGCTGCCACTTCCAGGAACATCGCGTCGTCGGGATCGGGCAGGGCCAGCGGCCAGGGAGGCGAGATGATCGATTCGCCGGATTGCTCCAGAAAATCAATCACAGCGGCCACAAGGTCGGCGTGAAAACCGAACCTTGGACGCGCCAGGACGTCGCGGTATTCCGCCAGGATTCGTTCGTCGTGACAGAGCTGCACCCGCTCGGACAGGATCAGTTGGAGCACCTTTGAACAAGGACCCTGCGGCGAGAGCAGGCCAGCCACCAAAACATTGGTGTCCAGGACGATCTTCATCGCCGGCGGGCCTTGCGTGTCGCTTGTATCTCCGCCTCTATCTGCTTGGGCGACAGTCGGCGCTGGGCCTTGAGGGACTGCTGCTGCAACTGGCTGACGGCCGAGGCGGCGCGGGCCTGCCGGTGGCGGCGCAGCGTCTGTTCAAGGTGTGCTTCGTCGGTCGCGCTGACGACGGCAATGGGCCTGCCCTTGCTGGTGATGACCAGGTCGCCTTCTTCGCTAAGCTTTCGCCAGACCTGGGCGGACTTGCTTCTCAAGTCTCGAACCGTGACAAACCTCATGGCAGCGTCTCCTGCGGCTGTTGTGACTACTACACAAAGTGTACACGACAGTCGCCCGTTTTGCAACACGCCGCTGGCAACTTCAAGTCTGTAGAGGTGGGCTTTCTGCCCGACGCGTCGTTGTCAGCCTGGCCGGGGGCGGGTAAAGTCATCGGGTGGCGACGCTCAGGAGATCCGATGGCTGACAGTGTGAGCAATATTCAAGCTCCGTCAGGGCAGCCTTTCATCGATCATGCGGTTGATGTCTGCGTGGTCGGCGGAGGAATGGCCGGCGTGTCGGCTGCGCTGGCAGCCGCCCGCCACGGCGCAAAGGTCGTCCTGATGCAGGACCGCCCGGTGCTGGGTGGCAACAGTTCCGGCGAGACGCGCATTCACGTCTGCGGGGCCGACCGCCACAACTCCATCAAGCACATGCGCGAGACAGGCATCCTCGAAGAGCTCCGCCTGGAGAACCTCCGCCGAAACCCGCAGCGCAGCTACTCGCTCTGGGAACTGGTGCTGTACGAGAAAGTCCACTGCCAGCCTAACATCACGCTGCTGCTGAACTGCTCGTGCCTGGCCGCCGAGATGGACGGCCCGTCCGTGCGCCGCGTCACCGGCTGGCAGCTGACTACGCAGTCATACCACCGTGTATCGGCGGCCGTCTTCATCGACTGCTCGGGGGACGGGATTCTCGCCCCGCTGACGGGCGCGCCGGCGCGCCGCGGGCGCGAGGGGCGCGACGAGTTCGGGGAAAGCATCGCGCCGGCGGCCGCTGACGAGCGGACGATGGGGATGACCTGCCTGTTCCACGCCCGCCGGCACGCGACGGGCCAGCCTTTCGAGCCGCCTCTCTGGGCTCACCGCTATGACCGCTGCGAGGATCTTCCCTACGGGCGCGGCGGGCACCAGTGGATCGAGATGGGCTACTGGTGGATCGAGCTGGGCGGCGAATACGACTCCATCGCCGACACGGAAGTCCTGCGCGACGAACTGCTCAAGATCACCCTGGGCGTGTGGGACCACATCAAGAATCGCTGCCCGGACCGTGCCCGCGCGGATTGCTGGGCGCTGGACTGGCTGGGGTATCTGCCGGCGAAGCGCGAAAGCCGCCGCTATGTCGGCGAGCACGTGCTCTGCCAGAAAGACCTGGAGTCCGGGGGCAAGTTCGAGGACGTGGTCGCCTATGGCGGCTGGTCGATGGACGATCATCACCCGGCCGGTTTTCGCGCGGCCGGCAGGGGCGAGCCGGCAACCGTCTTCCACCCCTGCCCCTCGCCGTACGGAATCCCATACCGGGCACTATATTCGCGGGCGATCGACAACCTCATGTTCGCCGGGCGATGCGCAAGCTGCACCCACGCGGCCATGAGCTCGACGCGGGTCATGGGCACCGGCGCAAGCATGGGGCAGGCGGCCGGAACGGCCGCGGCGATGGCGGCTGCCCGCGGCGTTCGCCCGCTCGCCATCGGGGCCTGCATCAGGGATCTCCAGCAGACCCTCCTGCGGGACGACGCCTACCTGCCTTGGGTCCGGCAGGAATTGAGTGCTGCGGTGATGGGCGCGCGACTGACAACTTCGCAAGGCGACGGCGAGGGCGTTCGCGACGGGATCAACCGCCAGGTTGGCGAAGATTTGCACTGCTGGACCAGCCGACCGGGCGACTGGATTGCCTACGAGTTCGCCGCCTGTGCGGTCAGCGAGACAACACTGATCCTTGATAGCGATCTTGCCAGAGACCCGCAGATGACGCACCACCACCCCAGCGTCGAGTACCTCTCGATGCCGCCCGTGCTGCCGCGGCGGTTTCGCCTTGAGATGAAGGTGGAAGGGCAATGGCACCCGCTGGCGGCCGTCAGCGATAATGCCGACCGATTGGTGCGCATCGCCGTCGCGCGCACGGTGGAGGGGCTCCGCTATACGCTCGATGAAACCTGGGGCCAAGCCCCCGGCGGCTCGCGCCTGTACGCGTTTTACTTTGACTGCCTGCGCCACTGAAAAGGATTGGCCATGAAGATCTCGACTTTTCTCGTACTGGCCCTGCTGGGGGCAAGCGTCTGGGGGGCGGCTGCGGATTCTCAGGGGGCCCCCCGAGCGCCCGCGACACGGGCTGCCGCCGCGCCGGCAGCGAGCGGGCCACTGGAGGGGATGCTCGCGATGGCCGGATGGAATGAGAAGCCGTTTGTCGTCGTCGGCAACGATGGCGACGAAAAGGGGCAGGGCGTGCTTATCCGCCCGGACGGCTATGTGCTGACGGCCGCCCATGTCACGTATGACGCCAAGACCAAGACCCATCGCGGCCGTATCAGCGTTTCGTTCCGCAAGAAGGCGCTGTCGCCGTGGCCGGGCGTGTTTCACCGGCACACCAATACCAAGGTCGACGCTGGGCCGACGGACTTCTTCGAGGAGGATTATCACTCGCGTCTGATCAAGCAGGGCGGCCGCGCGCAGATCGACCGGGCCGACGTGGCGCTGCTGAAATTGGAGACGACGGCAGAGGCCCTGCCGTGCGTGGACTTCTACTCGCAGGACAAGCCCACCCTGCGTCTGGGCGACCGCGTGTATCTGTGCCATTACATGTTTCCGCTGCAGAAGGGCGACCCGACGTTCCTGATCAGCCCCGCCGAGATCATCGGCGCCGCCGAGACCACCATGGGCGTGCAGTATCTGGCCAAGGGCCTGGCGCGGTTCGGCTCGAGCGGGGCGGCCATTCTGAAGGACGGCAAGCTGATCGGCATTCAGTCCAACGCCTACACGGCCAACTGCGACCTGGGCGAGGTGCCTTTGGGTCACTTTTCATTCGCCCCCGTCTGGCGCGGGATGGCAGAGACACGCATCGCCGCCGACAAGCAGGCCGACCGCAAAAAATGATGAACTCTCACAGGCCAAAAGACCACCCGATCCAGGTTTGGGTGCTTTTACGGTGCTTTTGCGGTGCATTTTGAAGCGGTTTTTAGGAATCCTGCAAACACGCTGCACTTTTGCTAAACAGGCTAATGTGGTGCGGCCTTTATGAGGCAGGCGCCACAAGCCGCAACGGCGGTCAGCGATGTGCCAGCAGAAACAGTCCCAC carries:
- a CDS encoding uroporphyrinogen decarboxylase family protein; translation: MTSREIVKMAIKHQTGPRVPYFIRICGDAWEALKPRAGGKSQDEFFDNDVREIWAPWWGWAIDGKDWVRADLPTTPAKVMAWGNWQQFYDGLKAANDKGDKYNCVLIYGSHFEKANFARGIENFLADMAGEPEFARKLLNKIIDMNMAFLDCVLAGEGIDGVLLGSDWGTQIDLLMSPAVWDEMIRPGEQKEYDLVHSYGKDVWVHSCGKIDKLIPRLVDMGLDVLNPVQPECMDIAMLKKNYGHKLTWWGAISTQTVLPFGTPDDVRVEARRVRDLLSKDGGYIFAPSQDLQNDVPPDNIMALLEVAREGKN
- a CDS encoding FAD-dependent oxidoreductase — encoded protein: MADSVSNIQAPSGQPFIDHAVDVCVVGGGMAGVSAALAAARHGAKVVLMQDRPVLGGNSSGETRIHVCGADRHNSIKHMRETGILEELRLENLRRNPQRSYSLWELVLYEKVHCQPNITLLLNCSCLAAEMDGPSVRRVTGWQLTTQSYHRVSAAVFIDCSGDGILAPLTGAPARRGREGRDEFGESIAPAAADERTMGMTCLFHARRHATGQPFEPPLWAHRYDRCEDLPYGRGGHQWIEMGYWWIELGGEYDSIADTEVLRDELLKITLGVWDHIKNRCPDRARADCWALDWLGYLPAKRESRRYVGEHVLCQKDLESGGKFEDVVAYGGWSMDDHHPAGFRAAGRGEPATVFHPCPSPYGIPYRALYSRAIDNLMFAGRCASCTHAAMSSTRVMGTGASMGQAAGTAAAMAAARGVRPLAIGACIRDLQQTLLRDDAYLPWVRQELSAAVMGARLTTSQGDGEGVRDGINRQVGEDLHCWTSRPGDWIAYEFAACAVSETTLILDSDLARDPQMTHHHPSVEYLSMPPVLPRRFRLEMKVEGQWHPLAAVSDNADRLVRIAVARTVEGLRYTLDETWGQAPGGSRLYAFYFDCLRH
- a CDS encoding glycosyl hydrolase family 65 protein; translation: MAKIPQRHFEVHPWQVVERGFDPSHSRISESMFCLANEAMGVRGYFEEGYSGATLLGSYFNGLFEEMDVIHPQVFKGFLTRTNFSVNAVDWLHTRIKVAGETLDLARSKFSDFVRTLDLKNGLMTRSFVWNIKGGKKLRLTFQRFLSMVDGDRGFQRIVLDPLNFSGSAAVTVGLDFNTVHEIASGWTQTESTGSADAAKGINFWTCPKMGKAGKGLAVLGKTTSTGQYVFSSFRLDCTSGIKAKMVKGEKCIGQALTVPLKKGQAATIDKIVVNRWFGTKPMPEAKAWAAGVKLASARPTLTFDAALAQQTAHWADKWKTLDVQIDGEPEIQQGMRFSIYQLYQTYHGGSERFNIPCKGLTAEVYYGWIFWDTETYCLPFYIFTDPAAARKLLVYRYNHLAGAKRRAKELGCEGARYPFCTLDGNESCHTWQHGDLEIHVGEAVFYALWLYVRHSGDKEFLYREGIEMLLELSRYYASRGEFSPKKGDFGFYGVMGPDEYHMMVNHNTYTNVMAKKLFEYTLDVMDEMKTAAPDKLAAATKKFGLREHEADRWAQMAANMRICKDEATGIYEQHDGYFDLPEVDVKHLPVEQIPIYKNWPYIKIFRYNMVKQPDFLMLPLFFSRDYTPAEKLANYEYYESRTIHESSLSPGVHSILATELGKMDQAVEFLRYMARLDLDNYNRNSEQGLHTTAMSGAWMSAVYGLGGMRTDGAKLSFRPALPGDLKGLRFRIVHHGSTIEVALTSQAATFKLIEGTEAQVEVYGRDVTVTPQGTTIQLEMTL
- a CDS encoding serine protease encodes the protein MKISTFLVLALLGASVWGAAADSQGAPRAPATRAAAAPAASGPLEGMLAMAGWNEKPFVVVGNDGDEKGQGVLIRPDGYVLTAAHVTYDAKTKTHRGRISVSFRKKALSPWPGVFHRHTNTKVDAGPTDFFEEDYHSRLIKQGGRAQIDRADVALLKLETTAEALPCVDFYSQDKPTLRLGDRVYLCHYMFPLQKGDPTFLISPAEIIGAAETTMGVQYLAKGLARFGSSGAAILKDGKLIGIQSNAYTANCDLGEVPLGHFSFAPVWRGMAETRIAADKQADRKK
- a CDS encoding putative toxin-antitoxin system toxin component, PIN family, giving the protein MKIVLDTNVLVAGLLSPQGPCSKVLQLILSERVQLCHDERILAEYRDVLARPRFGFHADLVAAVIDFLEQSGESIISPPWPLALPDPDDAMFLEVAAAADAMCLITGNLRHFPARVRGSVRVLSPAEFLKIRI
- a CDS encoding uroporphyrinogen decarboxylase family protein; translated protein: MTSRELVKAAIAHQETPRVPFHIALCRQVRDALAARGVGWEEFVDGDVVSIAPPWWGWQLQPDWYRPDLPTTPATVCGGGSYEGFFDALKASRDKCDKYHLAIVYGSHFEKAHFARGIENFLADMAGEPAFAKKLLNTIIEKNMVMLDNIVACKEIDGILLGSDWGTQIDLLISPAVWDDMIRPGEQKEYDLIHAYGKDVWIHSCGKIDKIIPRLVEMGVDVLNPVQPECMDIAALKRDHGHKLTFWGGISTQTVLPFGTPDEVRVEARRVRDLLSAGGGYIFSPSQGIQEDVPMANVEALLEVARESKN
- a CDS encoding type II toxin-antitoxin system prevent-host-death family antitoxin; protein product: MRFVTVRDLRSKSAQVWRKLSEEGDLVITSKGRPIAVVSATDEAHLEQTLRRHRQARAASAVSQLQQQSLKAQRRLSPKQIEAEIQATRKARRR